A single window of Nasonia vitripennis strain AsymCx chromosome 4, Nvit_psr_1.1, whole genome shotgun sequence DNA harbors:
- the LOC100678145 gene encoding COMM domain-containing protein 7: MEDIPLNKIVDVSWRFGVTVASSGTDEVGKNFLQLKVLYDDDGNTKSIFTEMNLNQFYKFLHDLEKAKTNLDILM, from the exons ATGGAGGATATACCACTCAATAAAATTGTAGATGTTTCCTGGCGTTTTGGAG TAACAGTAGCGAGTAGTGGAACAGATGAAGTTGGAAAAAACTTTCTACAATTAAAAGTTctttatgatgatgatggtaatacaaaatctattttcacagaaatgaatttaaatcagttttacaaatttctacaTGATTTGGAAAAAGCAAAAACTAATTTAGATATTTTAATGTAA
- the LOC100115353 gene encoding DNA helicase MCM9 has translation MLKEYFLQNHAEELLEIIKNPEEFKTFPIHLDFIVLFEDDAEKANKILSRPRQYLPICDNSAVEAQRELAENNHIIKKKIRTRIHGVPENIDQAEIGELVSTHGFVVRISQPSVSIVAKHLLCKKCKHVTVAKLEWERGKIPDIRECEACKKRSLHPETSVQEQECADYQEIKIQDKSQSATSGMTSALQVILLEDLVDKCTSGDNVNISGYLIRKWGNVVEGQRPTATTFLLANSLLVRRKVAESDFCRDEITKIFRNYWKGFTEKPLDGRDNILASICPQLYGMYSMKLALAVILCGGVTKTIKTGTRVRGDPHLLLCGDPGTGKSQMLRTAARLAARSIMTTGVGTTAAGLTAAAIKDSDGWHLEAGALVSANGGVCCIDELTTMSTSDMASIHEAMEQQTISIAKAGLVSTLNSRCTVVAAINPVGGRFTDGEEVKMRLGGPLLSRFDLILFLRDRHDPQWDELVSNHILQAAMDTGDYESQLSLKNTTNYSVTESVRKETTNLNTSSADSAEINATGSLSILKTDGLWDEKTLREYFAHVHTMKPVMTKDAEKVLRATYFYHRHRPERREERTTVRLMDSLVRLAEGHAKLMYRNEVLIMDALFSTQLINLTNGITNESCRFPEDSMATYKSEGAELLSMLDLDDLIERL, from the exons ATGCTTAAAGAATACTTTCTTCAAAATCACGCTGAAGAGCTTcttgaaattattaaaaatcctGAAGAATTCAAAACTTTTCCTATACATCTTGA TTTTATAGTACTGTTTGAGGATGATGCAGAGAaagcaaacaaaattttgagtCGACCGAGGCAATACTTACCAATATGTGACAATTCAGCTGTTGAGGCTCAGCGGGAACTTGCTGAAAATAaccatataataaaaaaaaaa ATTCGAACTAGAATACATGGTGTTCCTGAAAACATTGATCAAGCAGAGATAGGAGAGCTAGTCTCAACCCATGGATTTGTGGTTCGAATATCCCAACCTTCTGTATCCATAGTTGCCAAGCATCTGTTATGCAAGAAGTGCAAACATGTCACTGTTGCAAAA CTTGAATGGGAAAGAGGAAAAATTCCAGACATAAGGGAATGCGAAGCATGCAAAAAAAGAAGTCTACATCCTGAAACTTCAGTACAAGAACAAGAATGTGCAGATTatcaagaaataaaaattcaa gATAAATCACAAAGTGCTACTAGTGGAATGACGAGTGCCTTACAAGTAATTCTATTAGAAGATCTAGTTGACAAATGTACATCAGGAGATAATGTTAATATTAG TGGCTATTTGATACGAAAATGGGGAAATGTAGTTGAAGGTCAAAGACCTACTGccacaacatttttattggCAAACAGTTTATTAGTTAGAAGAAAAGTTGCTGAATCAGATTTTTGTAGAGATGAGATCACCAagatttttcgaaattattgGAAAGGTTTTACTGAAAAGCCTTTGGATGGCAGAGATAACATACTAGCTTCTATATGTCCACAA CTATATGGAATGTATAGTATGAAATTAGCACTAGCTGTTATATTGTGTGGAGGAGtaacaaaaacaattaaaacag GCACTAGAGTAAGAGGTGATCCACATCTACTATTATGCGGTGATCCCGGTACCGGCAAATCACAGATGTTGCGAACAGCTGCGAGACTGGCAGCTCGATCTATTATGACAACTGGCGTAGGGACTACTGCGGCTGGTTTAACAGCTGCAGCCATAAAA gaCTCTGATGGTTGGCATTTAGAAGCAGGTGCTCTGGTTTCGGCAAATGGCGGGGTTTGTTGCATCGACGAGCTGACAACGATGAGCACCAGCGATATGGCTTCGATCCACGAAGCAATGGAACAACAAACTATATCCATCGCGAAGGCCGGACTTGTAAGCACTTTGAACTCGAGGTGTACCGTCGTCGCGGCTATTAATCCGGTGGGTGGAAGATTCACAGATGGAGAAGAAGTCAAGATGCGACTCGGCGGTCCATTGCTATCCAGATTCgacttgattttatttttgagaGACAGACATGATCCGCAATGGGACGAACTTGTGTCGAATCATATTTTGCAAGCGGCTATGGATACCGGAGATTACGAGAGCCAATT GAGCTTAAAAAATACCACAAATTATTCTGTAACCGAAAGCGTAAGAAAGGAGACAACAAACCTTAATACTTCTAGCGCTGATAGTGCCGAAAT aaacgCAACCGGAAGTTTAAGTATATTGAAAACAGATGGTTTATGGGATGAAAAAACGTTACGAGAATATTTTGCACATGTTCACACTATGAAGCCAGTGATGACTAAAGACGCGGAGAAGGTTTTGCGTGCTACTTACTTCTATCACAGACACAGACCAGAGAGACGAGAAGAGCGAACAACGGTGCGATTGATGGATAGCTTAGTCAG ATTGGCAGAGGGACACGCAAAACTTATGTACCGAAATGAAGTTCTAATAATGGACGCGCTTTTCTCAACCCAACTGATCAACTTAACTAACGGAATAACCAACGAAAGTTGTAGATTTCCTGAAGATTCAATGGCTACGTACAAATCAGAAG GAGCTGAACTACTCAGTATGCTCGATTTGGACGACCTTATAGAGCGATTGTAG
- the LOC100115397 gene encoding secretory carrier-associated membrane protein 5: MSGFDENPFGEPSVNDPFADPAVRKAASSIPNRGIDDYNPFADQPGGASSQVRGASNPPIYGGTASTAQQPAMLQTSSQEAPPPTYVRSPQQTIPQSSSGMFSPTSQPPNEAWKRTEQDMGTAYYPRRNNWPPLPEKCCVQPCFYQDIDVEIQPDFQKIVRQLYYLWIFHGVILLLNVVGGFAEMIAYGAPTTFGLGILYLILFTPFSFVCWFRPAYQAFKNDSSFNFMVFFFIFFFQTVVTVIQSIGIPGSGTCGIITAIATFSPSAKDMFIGTLLLCIAIAFIVAATGDVILLIKVHNIYRSSGASVSKAQAEFTTTFLRNEHVQNAASNVAATAVRAQVNNMTQPRY; this comes from the exons ATGTCGGGCTTCGACGAGAACCCTTTCGGCGAGCCCAGCGTCAACGATCCCTTCGCG GATCCAGCAGTACGTAAGGCAGCAAGTTCGATACCCAACAGGGGGATTGATGACTATAATCCATTTGCGGATCAACCTGGAGGTGCTAGTAGTCAAGTCAGAGGTGCCTCGAATCCACCAATCTATGGAGGCACAGCTTCGACAGCACAGCAGCCTGCTATGCTGCAAACATCAAGTCAAGAGGCACCTCCACCAACATATGTACGCAGCCCTCAACAGACTATTCCTCAGTCAAGCAGTGGAATGTTCTCACCAACAAGT CAACCTCCAAATGAGGCATGGAAAAGGACTGAACAAGATATGGGTACTGCATACTATC CAAGGAGAAACAATTGGCCTCCATTACCTGAAAAATGCTGTGTACAACCTTGTTTTTATCAAGACATAGATGTTGAGATTCAACCTGACTTTCAGAAAATCGTCCGACAACTTTATTACTTATGGATAT TCCATGGTGTGATACTTTTGTTAAACGTAGTTGGTGGCTTTGCGGAAATGATAGCCTATGGCGCTCCTACAACATTTGGACTGGGTATTCTTTATCTTATTCTTTTCACGCCGTTCTCATTTGTTTGCTGGTTTAGACCAGCATATCAAGCTTTTAA GAATGACAGTTCCTTCAACTTTATGGTATTCTTCTTCATATTCTTTTTCCAAACTGTAGTGACGGTAATTCAAAGTATTGGAATCCCTGGATCTGGAACATG tgGGATCATTACAGCTATCGCGACATTCTCGCCATCAGCAAAGGACATGTTCATTGGAACTCTGTTGCTCTGCATCGCGATAGCATTTATTGTTGCAGCAACTGGCGATGTTATATTGCTTATAAAG GTACACAACATCTATCGCAGCTCAGGTGCAAGTGTGTCTAAAGCTCAGGCTGAGTTTACAACAACATTTTTGCGTAATGAGCATGTGCAAAATGCCGCCTCAAACGTGGCCGCAACTGCCGTTCGTGCTCAGGTTAACAACATGACCCAACCCCGGTATTAA